One stretch of Litoribrevibacter albus DNA includes these proteins:
- a CDS encoding ATP-binding protein, producing the protein MLKAFFRIWILVFIPLGFLLFSESMNPIKIMNHWFVSDRVNDTFKGTFYLIKQRLAALPEDQWRDDINSLADAFGYELYLLSREQIQPPQEPLQNSSQDIWEAPIGATLSDSNRASLLALQPDETLLILADNDSDVLVKRLGDSSWWLYMMLDESEHLDTLNQSRGTLHLLMERFRNTDASSWSMLISQLQPEFGFELAMASFSQLSLSSAKQAQLMNEGMTWSLTDDEKTVIYQRLPDQQAVEDPLVLVADKIPLPGPELTILALALMILVGSISLGIFLFVMLLWRELNRLKAATSEFGKGNLQHRAEVRKGSMISELSQTYNRMADQIEGMIHSQRELTNAMAHDLRTPLSRVSFAFEMLQASDITEEEQARYRQSIASGIDTLDHLIQQILALSRYSRVADLTQFREVCFAPSLVQEISQCRIEHPELAIDLTISPALSNAMMRLDLRAMQRLVNNLLANACRYAASHIQVTLTEQSNGYLLKVEDDGPGIPDSDKRRVFEAFKQLNNEQREVSKEHGLGLAIVHQIIQWHNGEVWVEDSPLGGACFCVLWPMAY; encoded by the coding sequence ATGCTAAAAGCCTTTTTTCGGATTTGGATTTTGGTCTTCATTCCTTTGGGCTTCTTACTGTTCTCTGAATCCATGAATCCGATCAAAATCATGAATCATTGGTTTGTTTCGGATCGGGTCAACGACACCTTCAAGGGCACCTTCTATTTAATTAAGCAGCGGTTAGCGGCATTACCGGAAGATCAGTGGCGGGATGACATTAATAGTTTGGCGGATGCGTTTGGCTATGAACTCTATTTGTTGTCTCGCGAGCAGATCCAGCCGCCGCAGGAGCCTTTGCAGAATAGTTCGCAGGACATTTGGGAAGCACCGATCGGCGCGACATTGAGTGATTCGAATCGAGCCTCTTTACTGGCGTTACAACCGGACGAAACCCTGTTGATTCTGGCGGACAACGACAGCGATGTACTGGTAAAGCGTTTAGGTGATTCTTCCTGGTGGTTGTACATGATGCTGGATGAGTCGGAGCATCTGGATACCTTAAATCAGAGCCGGGGGACACTGCATCTGTTGATGGAACGTTTTCGAAATACCGACGCCTCCTCTTGGTCAATGTTGATCTCGCAATTGCAGCCTGAGTTTGGTTTTGAATTGGCAATGGCTTCGTTCAGTCAGCTGTCATTGTCGTCTGCAAAACAGGCCCAATTGATGAATGAAGGCATGACCTGGTCGCTAACGGACGATGAGAAGACTGTGATCTACCAACGGTTGCCTGATCAACAAGCGGTTGAAGACCCTCTGGTGCTGGTGGCGGATAAGATCCCTTTGCCGGGGCCTGAGTTAACCATTCTGGCGCTCGCGTTGATGATTCTGGTAGGCAGCATCAGTCTCGGTATTTTCCTGTTTGTGATGTTGTTGTGGCGGGAATTGAATCGCCTGAAAGCGGCGACCTCTGAATTTGGTAAGGGTAACCTACAGCACCGGGCAGAGGTCAGGAAAGGCTCGATGATTTCCGAGCTGTCCCAGACCTATAACCGGATGGCTGATCAGATTGAAGGCATGATTCACAGCCAGCGGGAGCTCACCAATGCGATGGCGCACGATCTGCGGACGCCGCTATCGCGCGTCAGTTTTGCTTTCGAAATGCTGCAGGCGTCGGACATTACCGAAGAGGAGCAAGCGCGTTATCGACAAAGCATTGCGTCCGGTATTGATACCCTCGATCACTTGATTCAGCAAATTCTCGCCTTGTCCCGTTACAGTCGGGTGGCCGATCTGACCCAGTTTCGGGAAGTGTGCTTTGCGCCCTCGTTGGTTCAGGAAATTTCACAGTGCCGAATTGAACATCCGGAATTAGCCATTGATCTGACCATTTCCCCAGCGCTCAGCAACGCAATGATGAGGCTGGATCTCAGGGCCATGCAGCGGCTGGTGAATAACTTGTTAGCCAATGCCTGTCGGTATGCCGCTTCACACATTCAGGTGACCTTGACGGAGCAGTCAAACGGTTACTTATTAAAGGTCGAAGACGATGGACCAGGTATTCCGGATAGCGATAAACGGCGAGTGTTTGAAGCGTTCAAACAGCTGAATAATGAACAACGGGAAGTGTCCAAAGAGCATGGACTGGGTTTGGCCATCGTTCACCAAATCATACAATGGCACAACGGCGAAGTTTGGGTAGAAGACAGCCCGCTAGGTGGCGCCTGTTTTTGTGTCCTCTGGCCAATGGCTTATTAA
- a CDS encoding winged helix-turn-helix domain-containing protein, with product MDNFALDTPSYRLLLVEDDQELAGLICEFLIKSGFDVTHLSHGGDAVHYIQQHAPDLVILDVMLPGLSGMEVCKQVRPFFYQPILMLTALDEDMDQMLGLELGADDYVIKPVKPRLLLSRICALLRRVETDRQVAQGVISTNTSHMAEDSVSAPVLGARSSTAGSLVNGRLINEGSVNERLVIDLSARSVMCCQASVHLTTAEFDLLVLLAEHQGQIVSRDDIVRNLRGFDYDGLDRSIDRRISRVRKKLGDNPSEPVIIKTIRGKGYLLSLPAEIR from the coding sequence ATGGATAACTTTGCATTAGACACACCCAGCTACCGTTTGCTGTTGGTCGAAGATGATCAGGAGTTGGCCGGGTTAATTTGTGAATTTCTGATCAAAAGCGGTTTTGATGTCACTCATCTGAGTCATGGGGGTGACGCCGTCCATTATATTCAGCAACACGCGCCAGATCTGGTGATTCTCGATGTGATGTTGCCAGGTCTGTCTGGCATGGAAGTCTGTAAACAGGTACGGCCGTTCTTCTACCAGCCGATTCTGATGCTGACGGCACTCGATGAAGACATGGATCAGATGCTGGGCTTGGAGCTGGGGGCGGACGACTACGTTATTAAGCCGGTAAAACCCAGACTGCTGTTGTCTCGTATTTGCGCCTTGTTACGGCGTGTGGAAACCGATCGGCAGGTGGCTCAGGGCGTGATATCGACAAATACATCACATATGGCGGAAGATTCGGTTTCTGCTCCTGTATTGGGGGCTAGATCCTCAACAGCGGGAAGCTTGGTTAATGGGCGTTTAATTAACGAGGGATCAGTTAACGAGCGATTAGTTATTGATCTCAGTGCGCGATCGGTGATGTGTTGTCAGGCTTCGGTGCACCTGACCACTGCCGAGTTTGATTTGTTGGTGTTACTGGCCGAGCATCAGGGGCAGATTGTTTCTCGGGATGACATTGTCCGGAATTTGAGAGGCTTTGATTATGACGGCCTGGATCGTTCCATTGATCGCCGGATCTCACGGGTTCGGAAGAAACTGGGCGATAATCCGTCTGAACCCGTCATCATTAAAACCATTCGAGGGAAAGGCTACTTATTAAGTCTGCCGGCGGAGATTCGTTAA
- a CDS encoding DEAD/DEAH box helicase, giving the protein MEHTSSQLIDYFRRCYRADSYGISISDVSRLRSNRHLEINGHDELASGGLPKLPLVEANVEQLYTQTEKYKKERLLIYGCFFVRGKVTTTSGFSSSRTLNSPLIYFPAQIHPQDTSGAYYLSIDQSDLRVNRPLLRQLLKPDLDSAELESFPVVEWPLAMESVAQVSKWLRQHTVIVNLEELGRWPTLTASSDMTASDSAESSGDRITVRCACALLLAERAKGSRGVLHELGVLSQPGTVSSALSALLGQAHEVLSAPSATEPDLIPGLLSRPQLTALENAAKETVSLISGPPGTGKSYTIAAIAIDRMLHGESVLVVSKSEQAIKVVGEKLNETFNLQQGYVHTTQRNFQTSMKEYLDALLSMGVASRVNPERIHRQLTDVKRELDGVSQTFQKQLNWSRWISGRLAQSSQRSGVWGRMLNGVLSWLSARKDPAVLWRSPEEIGTLQERRESLCADYINAYRVQQLDTLLNTRRGEVTKFLQALKARDSKMQEERFAQTNIGDVLGAFPIWLVNVNELNRVLPLQAELFDVVIFDEATQCDIATSIPALQRAKRAVIVGDGKQLRHVSFVSRREQQSIFDYCRLNPAYAQQYNYREQSLLDLASDTIQKQTAVCLLDEYYRGKTDLISFSNRYFYQDRLKVMRSRPGELIEPALSFTQVEGERTRTGRNSEESRQVIQHIESFVEKYADSGLKPSIGVLSPFREQAQYLEKTIASTFSESDIQAHKIRVDTPYGFQGEERDLMLLSMAIDENSARAAAYLNREDMFNVAVTRAKERMHVYHSVAATTLARDNLFRRYLEHNHLQASEGRANQARCEFAETLSAALVQEGYQCWQGFEVAGVEIDVLCQKQGQLLGIDLIGFPGDFHDSYDVETYKSLFRSGIRVLPMPYSVWLQQPEACLKMINDQLLSLMDGADR; this is encoded by the coding sequence ATGGAACACACATCGTCACAGTTGATTGATTATTTTCGCCGTTGTTACCGGGCGGACAGTTACGGTATTTCAATCAGTGATGTGTCTCGTCTTCGTAGCAACCGACATTTGGAGATTAATGGCCACGATGAACTTGCGTCGGGTGGCTTGCCGAAATTGCCCTTGGTTGAGGCGAACGTTGAGCAGCTGTATACACAGACTGAGAAGTATAAGAAAGAGCGTTTGCTGATTTATGGCTGTTTCTTTGTTCGTGGGAAAGTCACCACCACCTCCGGCTTTTCTTCTTCAAGGACACTGAATTCCCCGCTGATTTATTTTCCTGCCCAGATTCATCCACAAGACACCAGTGGTGCGTATTATTTATCGATAGATCAGTCCGACCTTCGGGTAAACCGCCCGCTATTACGTCAGTTATTGAAACCGGATCTCGACAGTGCCGAGCTCGAATCCTTTCCTGTTGTTGAATGGCCCCTGGCGATGGAGTCCGTTGCCCAGGTCAGCAAATGGCTGAGACAGCATACTGTGATTGTAAACCTTGAGGAGTTAGGACGTTGGCCGACCTTGACGGCTTCCTCTGATATGACCGCTTCGGATAGTGCTGAGTCATCGGGCGATCGTATCACCGTGCGTTGTGCATGTGCTTTATTGTTGGCTGAACGTGCCAAGGGATCTCGGGGTGTCTTGCATGAGCTGGGCGTGTTATCCCAACCGGGAACCGTGTCTTCAGCCTTGTCGGCCTTATTGGGGCAGGCACATGAGGTCTTATCTGCGCCATCAGCAACCGAGCCGGATTTGATTCCAGGCTTGCTAAGCCGACCACAGTTAACGGCGCTGGAAAATGCCGCAAAAGAAACGGTGAGCCTGATCTCCGGGCCGCCTGGTACGGGTAAGAGTTACACCATTGCGGCTATTGCGATTGACCGCATGTTGCATGGTGAATCTGTGCTGGTGGTGTCCAAAAGTGAGCAAGCGATCAAAGTGGTGGGCGAAAAGCTCAATGAGACTTTCAATCTACAACAGGGCTATGTTCATACCACACAGCGAAATTTCCAGACGTCGATGAAAGAGTATCTGGATGCCTTGTTGTCGATGGGCGTGGCTTCCCGCGTCAATCCGGAGCGTATTCATAGACAGCTGACCGACGTGAAGCGGGAATTGGATGGTGTCTCCCAAACCTTTCAGAAACAGTTGAATTGGTCACGCTGGATCAGTGGGCGACTTGCTCAGTCGTCTCAGCGCAGCGGCGTTTGGGGGCGAATGCTGAACGGCGTGCTGTCCTGGCTCAGCGCACGTAAAGATCCGGCCGTGCTTTGGCGCAGTCCGGAAGAGATCGGAACGCTCCAAGAGCGTCGGGAATCTTTATGTGCCGACTACATTAATGCCTATCGCGTCCAGCAGTTAGATACCTTATTGAATACCCGGCGGGGTGAGGTCACCAAGTTCTTACAGGCGTTGAAGGCGAGGGATTCCAAGATGCAGGAAGAGCGCTTTGCCCAAACCAACATCGGGGATGTGCTGGGGGCCTTTCCGATCTGGTTGGTGAATGTCAATGAATTGAATCGGGTGCTGCCGCTGCAAGCCGAGTTATTTGATGTGGTGATATTCGATGAAGCCACTCAGTGTGACATAGCGACTTCAATTCCTGCCTTACAACGGGCCAAGCGGGCTGTGATTGTGGGGGATGGAAAACAGCTTCGGCATGTTTCCTTTGTCTCCCGACGAGAACAGCAGTCGATTTTTGATTATTGTCGGCTTAATCCGGCCTACGCACAACAATACAATTATCGGGAACAATCGTTGTTGGATCTAGCGTCCGACACCATCCAAAAGCAAACCGCCGTGTGTCTGTTGGATGAATACTATCGAGGAAAGACCGACCTGATTTCTTTCAGTAATCGCTACTTCTATCAGGATCGTTTAAAAGTGATGCGCAGTCGTCCCGGTGAATTGATAGAACCGGCGTTGTCGTTCACTCAGGTGGAAGGTGAACGCACCCGAACCGGACGAAATAGCGAAGAGTCGCGGCAGGTGATTCAACACATCGAATCGTTTGTTGAGAAATACGCGGACTCCGGCCTTAAACCCAGTATCGGTGTGTTGTCGCCGTTTCGTGAGCAGGCCCAATATCTGGAAAAAACCATTGCTTCGACCTTTTCCGAATCGGACATACAGGCTCACAAGATTCGAGTGGACACGCCCTATGGTTTCCAAGGTGAAGAGCGCGATCTGATGTTACTGTCGATGGCGATAGATGAGAATTCGGCTCGGGCGGCCGCCTATCTCAATCGGGAAGACATGTTTAATGTGGCGGTGACTCGGGCCAAAGAACGAATGCATGTTTATCATTCGGTAGCCGCGACCACGCTGGCCAGAGACAACTTATTCCGGCGCTATTTAGAGCACAATCACCTTCAAGCCAGTGAGGGGCGAGCTAATCAAGCCCGTTGTGAGTTTGCGGAGACACTGAGTGCGGCGTTAGTGCAAGAGGGCTATCAGTGTTGGCAAGGCTTCGAAGTGGCCGGGGTTGAAATTGATGTGCTCTGTCAAAAACAAGGCCAGCTGTTAGGAATTGATTTGATTGGTTTCCCTGGTGATTTTCATGACAGCTATGATGTAGAAACCTACAAGAGCTTGTTTCGTTCCGGCATTCGTGTGTTGCCTATGCCTTACAGCGTCTGGCTTCAGCAGCCGGAAGCGTGTCTGAAGATGATTAATGATCAGCTATTGTCTCTGATGGATGGCGCAGATCGATAA
- a CDS encoding helix-turn-helix transcriptional regulator, with translation MSDLSISQGENGDYQRDNVFDEPALIQRLYASLTDKEGFHPFLADLVQAINACSGILVNLRREPMAIEYIWHTGFPEGFMEWYGNNNMLEHDAVLNHAVSQSPGVFHSTLPILEQSPPKDDYQRWESDQNMLDSAWLVAHAEDSSSLILALQRTYQQGPYTEPELERLNRLVPYIRQAVQLYQQTNKQMEQAASFAAVINALPIATLILNDQLNVVHVNKAAQGILETEKTITLVDDRLSFQNKETQWHYMQYATESIRASMGLQLFSSDSLFVERADRSSLVLCVNPIEGLSEHRGGAMVTLYDPQVRSLPGARLIAEYFSLTQAEALLCEDLCVGLSLKEISEIRHKSEATLRSYLKQVFQKTGLNRQGQLVSQILSALMH, from the coding sequence ATGAGTGATCTTTCTATTTCTCAGGGTGAGAATGGTGATTATCAAAGAGACAATGTGTTTGACGAACCGGCACTCATTCAACGGTTGTACGCATCTCTCACCGATAAAGAGGGCTTTCATCCGTTTTTAGCGGACTTGGTGCAGGCGATTAATGCCTGTTCAGGCATTTTGGTGAATCTTCGACGAGAGCCGATGGCCATTGAATATATATGGCATACGGGGTTTCCTGAAGGGTTCATGGAGTGGTATGGCAATAACAATATGCTTGAGCACGATGCGGTGTTGAATCATGCTGTTTCTCAATCGCCGGGTGTGTTCCATTCAACTTTGCCTATCCTGGAACAATCGCCTCCTAAAGACGATTATCAGCGTTGGGAGTCTGATCAGAATATGCTCGATTCTGCCTGGTTGGTGGCCCATGCCGAAGATTCTTCTTCCCTGATTTTAGCGTTACAGCGGACCTATCAGCAGGGGCCTTATACCGAACCGGAACTGGAGCGGCTGAATCGCTTGGTGCCCTACATTCGTCAGGCGGTGCAGCTGTATCAGCAAACCAATAAACAAATGGAACAGGCGGCGTCCTTTGCGGCCGTGATTAATGCATTGCCGATCGCCACCCTGATCTTAAATGATCAACTCAACGTGGTTCATGTCAACAAGGCTGCACAAGGCATACTTGAGACAGAAAAAACCATCACGCTGGTGGATGATCGTTTGTCTTTCCAAAATAAAGAGACTCAGTGGCATTACATGCAATACGCCACAGAAAGTATCCGGGCCAGTATGGGATTGCAGTTATTCAGTTCCGATTCCTTGTTTGTTGAACGGGCAGATCGTTCAAGTCTGGTGTTGTGTGTGAACCCCATCGAAGGGTTAAGTGAACATCGTGGTGGTGCGATGGTGACCCTGTATGACCCTCAGGTTCGATCCTTACCGGGCGCTCGTTTAATTGCCGAGTATTTCTCGTTAACTCAGGCTGAGGCTCTGTTGTGTGAAGATCTTTGTGTCGGTTTGAGTCTGAAAGAAATTTCTGAGATCCGGCATAAGTCAGAGGCGACACTGCGTTCTTACCTGAAACAGGTATTTCAGAAAACCGGCTTAAACCGACAAGGGCAACTGGTAAGCCAGATTCTGTCGGCGCTGATGCATTAA